The Streptomyces sp. NBC_01275 genome has a segment encoding these proteins:
- a CDS encoding trypsin-like serine protease, translating to MFGLTVKKTAAVLAATAAAAATALLSAPTAVAAPQPIVGGTTTTTTTYPFMMQITDASQNQFCGGTLVSATKVVTAAHCMVGETTSSVRVVGGRTYLNGTNGTVSKVSKIWINPDYTDATNGDDVAVLTLATSMPYTTASYVSSSQTSVYAAGTTARIIGWGTTSENGSSSNQLRTATVPIVSDTSCKSSYGSDFVATDMVCAGYTSGGVDTCQGDSGGPLLIGGVLAGITSWGEGCAEAGYPGVYTRLTTFSSLVTTQVNS from the coding sequence ATGTTCGGCCTCACCGTCAAGAAGACCGCCGCCGTCCTCGCGGCGACCGCCGCCGCGGCGGCGACCGCTCTGCTCAGCGCCCCCACCGCTGTCGCAGCGCCCCAGCCGATCGTCGGCGGCACGACGACCACGACGACCACGTACCCGTTCATGATGCAGATCACGGACGCCTCGCAGAACCAGTTCTGCGGCGGCACCCTCGTCTCGGCGACCAAGGTGGTCACGGCCGCCCACTGTATGGTCGGCGAGACCACGTCCAGCGTCAGAGTGGTCGGCGGCCGCACCTACCTGAACGGCACCAACGGCACGGTCAGCAAGGTCAGCAAGATCTGGATCAACCCTGACTACACCGACGCCACCAACGGCGACGACGTGGCCGTCCTGACTCTGGCGACCTCGATGCCGTACACCACGGCGTCGTACGTCTCCTCCTCCCAGACCAGCGTGTACGCGGCCGGCACCACCGCCCGCATCATCGGCTGGGGCACCACCTCGGAGAACGGCAGCTCCTCCAACCAGCTGCGGACCGCGACCGTCCCGATCGTGTCCGACACCAGCTGCAAGAGCTCCTACGGTTCCGACTTCGTCGCGACCGACATGGTTTGCGCCGGATACACATCCGGCGGCGTAGACACCTGCCAGGGCGACAGCGGCGGTCCCCTGCTCATCGGGGGCGTCCTGGCAGGTATCACTTCTTGGGGCGAGGGCTGCGCGGAGGCCGGTTACCCGGGTGTCTACACCCGGCTGACCACCTTCTCCAGCCTGGTGACGACGCAGGTGAACTCATAG
- a CDS encoding helix-turn-helix transcriptional regulator: MTVRRDFKEPARCRPDLVIGREELFTSARDQLARGGSVLLHGPAGIGKSTVLRALAADYGDPARTVLRCSATESESHLPFLALADLFGLVLDEISDKLPAAQRTALESALTGRGESTLQRDGLALRLAVLSALRALAAERPVLLVADDLQWLDSASAELLGFAARRLGDTPVQLLCAVRTEGQEYDRHLRASPPDTLAVRLNPLSRAQVSALLDHRGYTDLPRSTMREIHRTSGGNPLFALELGRALGENPTPPRPGEPLPVPTSLRALVLSRLDLLSDDARRTLLVASAGARPTLALLHAAGRENAEAETAQAAELGLLATEPEGPAVRFAHPLISAALYAEAPVQERRAAHAALSTAASDPIERARNLALATTGTDPEVAARLAEAAALARDRGAPSVAASLGLLAARHTPPDGTPAPDERRLQAAEDAITAGEVDLARDVAREVLTRATVPADRIRAWEVVIEAAGQSLGEVDAVFPQALADAGDDPRLLALVHYRLAWRKLIVDGDFSEARQEAAHTAELAARGGDRRTELMALSFQASTETLMGHPNAPATIKRALKEPQDPYVACHHNGVGAARFRWLLMSDQLPEARSTITALLREARRRGMVESEVHFQRFLADTELRSGHCGRALDLSRESLRLARDSGIGLGASAMLASLAEASGGDVDRALALAREAADHAGEDGDQMYLSRALAALGHAQLVAGDAAGSVASLRRVRELELGLGITDPARGRWQGDLAEALVRVGEPGEAQDVIDVTREHALRLGRESVLAVLDRAEALVRAAHGDHEAALARLTSVQDRLAKLGYGLEEARAAFALARLRTRRPGPTSYDEAARLFRRCRALPWLRQVDAAAAEDPAGPAPVAAQPPAADALEGLAAMERQVAALVMEGATNREIAARLFISVKTVEATLTRVYRKLGIRSRVDIVRLAAGRHAK, from the coding sequence GTGACCGTGCGACGGGACTTCAAGGAGCCTGCCAGATGCCGCCCCGACCTGGTCATCGGCAGGGAGGAGCTGTTCACGTCGGCCCGCGACCAGCTGGCGCGCGGCGGCAGTGTGCTGCTCCACGGCCCCGCCGGAATAGGAAAGTCGACCGTGCTGCGGGCATTGGCCGCGGATTACGGCGACCCGGCGCGCACCGTCTTGCGCTGCTCGGCGACCGAGTCCGAATCCCACCTCCCGTTCCTGGCCCTGGCCGATCTGTTCGGTCTGGTCCTTGACGAGATCTCGGACAAGCTGCCCGCCGCCCAGCGCACGGCCCTGGAGTCGGCGCTCACCGGCCGCGGCGAATCGACTCTGCAACGCGACGGCCTCGCCCTGCGTCTGGCCGTGCTGTCGGCGCTGCGCGCCCTGGCCGCCGAGCGCCCCGTGCTGCTCGTCGCCGACGACCTGCAGTGGCTCGACTCCGCCAGCGCCGAACTCCTCGGCTTCGCCGCCCGCCGCCTCGGCGACACCCCCGTCCAACTGCTGTGCGCGGTGCGCACGGAGGGCCAGGAGTACGACCGTCATCTACGCGCGTCCCCGCCCGACACCCTCGCCGTCCGGCTGAACCCGCTCTCCCGCGCCCAGGTCTCTGCCCTGCTCGACCACCGCGGCTACACCGACCTGCCCCGCTCGACGATGCGGGAGATCCACCGCACCAGCGGCGGCAACCCCCTGTTCGCCCTGGAGCTGGGCCGCGCCCTGGGCGAGAACCCGACCCCGCCCCGCCCCGGCGAGCCGCTGCCCGTGCCGACCTCCCTGCGCGCCCTGGTGCTCAGCCGGCTCGACCTGCTCTCCGACGACGCCCGCCGCACCCTGCTGGTGGCCAGCGCGGGCGCCCGGCCCACGCTGGCCCTGCTGCACGCGGCCGGCCGGGAGAACGCCGAGGCCGAGACCGCCCAGGCCGCCGAGCTCGGGCTGCTGGCGACCGAGCCCGAGGGCCCCGCCGTACGGTTCGCGCATCCGCTGATCTCGGCGGCCCTGTACGCGGAGGCGCCCGTGCAGGAGCGTCGGGCCGCGCACGCGGCGCTGTCCACGGCCGCCTCCGATCCGATCGAGCGGGCCCGCAACCTCGCCCTGGCGACCACCGGCACCGATCCGGAGGTGGCCGCCCGACTCGCCGAGGCCGCCGCGCTGGCCCGGGACCGGGGAGCCCCCTCGGTCGCCGCCTCGCTCGGGCTGCTCGCCGCCCGGCACACCCCGCCGGACGGCACGCCCGCCCCCGACGAGCGCCGGCTCCAGGCGGCCGAGGACGCGATCACGGCCGGCGAGGTGGACCTCGCCCGGGACGTCGCGCGCGAGGTGCTGACCCGGGCCACCGTGCCCGCCGACCGGATCCGCGCCTGGGAGGTGGTGATCGAGGCCGCCGGGCAGTCCCTCGGCGAGGTCGACGCCGTCTTCCCGCAGGCCCTCGCCGACGCCGGCGACGACCCGCGACTGCTCGCCCTGGTCCACTACCGGCTGGCCTGGCGCAAGCTGATCGTCGACGGCGACTTCTCCGAGGCCCGTCAGGAGGCCGCGCACACGGCGGAGCTGGCCGCGCGCGGCGGCGACCGGCGCACCGAACTGATGGCGCTGTCCTTCCAGGCCTCGACCGAGACCCTGATGGGCCATCCGAACGCCCCCGCCACCATCAAGCGGGCCCTGAAGGAACCTCAGGACCCGTATGTGGCGTGCCATCACAACGGCGTCGGCGCGGCCCGGTTCCGCTGGCTGCTGATGAGCGATCAGCTGCCCGAGGCCCGCTCCACCATCACGGCGCTGCTGCGCGAGGCGCGCCGGCGCGGCATGGTCGAGAGCGAGGTGCACTTCCAACGCTTCCTCGCCGACACCGAACTGCGCTCCGGGCACTGCGGGCGCGCCCTGGACCTGTCCCGCGAGAGCCTGCGGCTGGCCCGCGACTCCGGTATCGGTCTCGGCGCCTCCGCGATGCTCGCCTCCCTCGCGGAGGCCTCCGGCGGCGACGTGGACCGGGCTCTGGCACTGGCCCGGGAGGCCGCGGACCACGCCGGGGAGGACGGCGACCAGATGTATCTCTCGCGGGCCCTGGCCGCACTGGGGCACGCCCAGTTGGTGGCCGGGGACGCGGCGGGCTCGGTCGCCTCGCTGCGCCGGGTGCGGGAACTGGAGCTGGGCCTGGGCATCACCGACCCGGCCCGCGGCCGCTGGCAGGGCGACCTCGCCGAGGCGCTGGTGCGGGTCGGCGAGCCGGGCGAGGCGCAGGACGTCATCGACGTCACCCGCGAGCACGCGCTCAGGCTGGGCCGGGAGAGCGTGCTGGCGGTGCTGGACCGGGCGGAGGCCCTGGTGCGGGCGGCGCACGGCGACCACGAGGCGGCGCTGGCCCGGCTGACGTCCGTTCAGGACCGGCTCGCCAAGCTGGGATACGGCCTGGAGGAGGCCCGGGCGGCCTTCGCGCTGGCCCGGCTGCGCACCCGCCGGCCGGGACCGACCTCGTACGACGAGGCGGCGCGGCTGTTCCGGCGGTGCCGCGCGCTGCCGTGGCTGCGTCAGGTGGACGCGGCGGCGGCCGAGGATCCGGCGGGTCCGGCGCCCGTCGCCGCGCAGCCGCCCGCGGCCGACGCGCTGGAGGGGCTGGCCGCGATGGAGCGTCAGGTCGCCGCGCTGGTGATGGAGGGCGCGACCAACCGGGAGATCGCCGCGCGTCTGTTCATCAGCGTCAAGACGGTCGAGGCGACCCTGACCCGGGTCTACCGCAAGCTGGGGATCCGTTCGCGGGTGGACATCGTCCGACTGGCCGCAGGACGTCACGCGAAGTGA
- a CDS encoding helix-turn-helix transcriptional regulator yields MAADPAGTVEIRGALARLRRTTQLPVAFGGLVEPGRRRMRISEFSGATTLALSGLAVTSGNGLGGKAVALGRPCAVTDYSLSRQISHEYDAAVAQEGLRSVLAIPVVVRRRVRGVLYGALRTAQPLGDRTLDAAVAAARDVEQALVILDEACDLLTAVRPASVPPQAADDARWEQVREAHTALRALAPRIADPAVRAELLDACGLLTPGSGQEPAQGPAPRPVGLAPRELDVLACVAAGATNAAAAERLGLRPETVKGYLRSAMRRLGARTRGEAVVAARRAGLLP; encoded by the coding sequence GTGGCGGCAGACCCGGCCGGAACGGTGGAGATTCGCGGCGCGCTGGCGCGGCTGCGACGGACGACGCAGCTGCCGGTCGCGTTCGGCGGTCTGGTGGAGCCGGGCCGTCGGCGGATGCGGATCAGCGAGTTCAGCGGCGCGACCACGCTCGCGCTCAGCGGACTCGCGGTGACCTCGGGCAACGGGCTCGGCGGCAAGGCGGTCGCGCTGGGCCGCCCGTGCGCCGTGACCGACTACTCCCTTTCCCGGCAGATCAGCCACGAGTACGACGCGGCCGTCGCCCAGGAGGGCCTGCGCTCGGTCCTGGCGATCCCGGTGGTGGTCCGCCGCCGGGTGCGCGGGGTGCTGTACGGCGCGCTGCGCACGGCCCAGCCGCTGGGCGACCGCACGCTGGACGCGGCCGTGGCGGCGGCGCGGGACGTGGAGCAGGCGCTGGTGATCCTGGACGAGGCGTGCGACCTGCTGACGGCGGTCCGGCCCGCTTCCGTCCCGCCGCAGGCCGCGGACGACGCGCGGTGGGAGCAGGTGCGGGAGGCCCACACGGCCCTGCGCGCCCTGGCCCCGCGGATCGCCGACCCGGCCGTGCGCGCCGAGCTCCTCGACGCCTGCGGGCTGCTGACCCCGGGGAGCGGGCAGGAACCGGCGCAGGGGCCCGCGCCGCGGCCGGTCGGGCTCGCCCCGCGGGAGCTGGACGTGCTGGCGTGTGTGGCGGCGGGGGCGACGAACGCGGCGGCGGCCGAGCGGCTGGGGCTGCGGCCGGAGACGGTCAAGGGGTATCTGCGGTCGGCGATGCGCCGGCTGGGGGCGCGCACCCGGGGGGAGGCGGTGGTCGCGGCCCGGCGAGCGGGACTGCTTCCGTGA
- a CDS encoding AMP-binding protein, with protein MTTATTATELFRSARDFLLAHREDYAGAYEGFAWPRPPAFNWALDWFDVIAEGNDRIALHIVEEDGSEVRLSFAELSERSDRVANLLRERGVGAEDRILVMLGNQTELWETALAAMKLRAVVIPATPLLGPADLRDRVERGRVRHVIVRAEDAAKFDDVPGDYTRTAVGGLPEGWQRYEDAYVAPAEFLPDGPTLADDPLMLYFTSGTTARPKLVEHTHTSYPIGHLATLYWIGLQPGDVHLNISSPGWAKHAWSNLFAPWNAEATVFIHNYTRFDPARLMAEMDRAGVTTFCAPPTVWRMLIQADLTQLRTPPREAVAAGEPLNPEVIEQVRRAWGVTIRDGFGQTETAVQIANSPGQELKTGSMGRPSPGYRVELLDPVSGAPGADEGEIALDLSAGPVGLMTGYHGDPDRTAEAMAGGYYRTGDIGARDESGYITYIGRSDDVFKASDYKISPFELESALLEHEAVAEAAVVPAPDELRLAVPKAYVVLAEGWEPGPDTAKVLFEHSRQVLAPYKRVRRLEFAPLPKTVSGKIRRIELREATAAGSAQEYREEDFR; from the coding sequence ATGACGACGGCGACGACGGCGACGGAGCTCTTCCGCAGCGCGCGCGACTTCCTGCTGGCCCATCGCGAGGACTACGCGGGCGCCTACGAGGGCTTCGCCTGGCCCCGCCCGCCCGCCTTCAACTGGGCCCTCGACTGGTTCGACGTCATCGCGGAGGGCAACGACCGCATCGCCCTGCACATCGTCGAGGAGGACGGCTCCGAGGTCCGGCTGTCCTTCGCGGAGCTGTCCGAGCGGTCGGACCGGGTCGCCAACCTGCTGCGCGAGCGCGGGGTCGGCGCGGAAGACCGCATCCTCGTCATGCTCGGCAACCAGACCGAGCTGTGGGAGACCGCGCTGGCCGCGATGAAGCTGCGCGCCGTCGTCATCCCGGCCACCCCGCTGCTCGGCCCCGCCGACCTGCGCGACCGCGTCGAGCGCGGCCGGGTCCGGCATGTGATCGTGCGGGCCGAGGACGCGGCCAAGTTCGACGACGTGCCCGGCGACTACACGCGCACCGCCGTCGGCGGCCTCCCGGAGGGCTGGCAGCGGTACGAGGACGCCTACGTCGCCCCCGCCGAGTTCCTGCCCGACGGCCCCACCCTGGCCGACGACCCGCTGATGCTCTACTTCACCTCGGGCACCACAGCCCGCCCCAAGCTGGTCGAGCACACCCACACCTCGTACCCCATCGGCCATCTGGCGACCCTGTACTGGATCGGCCTCCAACCCGGCGACGTGCACCTCAACATCTCCTCGCCGGGCTGGGCCAAGCACGCCTGGTCCAACCTCTTCGCGCCGTGGAACGCCGAGGCGACCGTCTTCATCCACAACTACACGCGCTTCGACCCGGCCCGGCTGATGGCGGAGATGGACCGCGCGGGCGTGACCACGTTCTGCGCCCCGCCCACCGTCTGGCGCATGCTCATCCAGGCCGACCTCACCCAGCTGCGCACCCCGCCCCGCGAGGCCGTGGCCGCCGGCGAGCCGCTCAACCCCGAGGTCATCGAGCAGGTCCGGCGCGCCTGGGGCGTCACCATCCGGGACGGCTTCGGCCAGACGGAGACCGCCGTGCAGATCGCCAACAGCCCCGGACAGGAGCTGAAGACCGGCTCCATGGGCAGGCCGAGCCCCGGCTACCGGGTGGAGCTCCTGGACCCGGTGTCGGGCGCGCCCGGCGCGGACGAGGGCGAGATCGCGCTCGACCTGTCGGCGGGCCCGGTCGGCCTGATGACCGGTTACCACGGCGATCCCGACCGCACGGCGGAGGCGATGGCCGGCGGCTACTACCGGACCGGCGACATCGGCGCACGGGACGAAAGCGGCTATATCACCTATATCGGGCGCAGTGACGACGTCTTCAAGGCCTCCGACTACAAGATCAGCCCCTTCGAGCTGGAGAGCGCGCTGCTGGAGCACGAGGCGGTGGCCGAGGCGGCCGTCGTGCCGGCCCCGGACGAGCTGCGCCTGGCCGTGCCCAAGGCGTACGTCGTCCTGGCCGAGGGCTGGGAGCCCGGTCCCGACACCGCGAAGGTGCTGTTCGAGCACTCCCGCCAGGTCCTCGCCCCCTACAAGCGCGTTCGCCGCCTGGAGTTCGCCCCGCTGCCCAAGACCGTAAGCGGCAAGATCCGGCGCATCGAACTGCGCGAGGCGACGGCGGCGGGCTCGGCGCAGGAGTACCGCGAGGAGGACTTCCGGTGA
- a CDS encoding AMP-binding protein, translating to MSGTVSEAGSGPAGRPTSGLSYAHGTSGTALLGDTIGANLDRAVAAWPDREALVDVPSGRRWTYAQFVADVDRLACALLVSGVAKGDRVGIWAVNCAEWVLVQYATARIGAIMVNINPAYRTHEVEYVLNQAGVSVLFASLAHKTSDYRAMVDQVRGRCPHLRETVYIADPSWDALIERGTPESGTPESGTPDLREELSVRAGELSCDDPINIQYTSGTTGFPKGATLSHHNILNNGYFVGEAIAYGEQDRICVPVPFYHCFGMVMGNLAATSHGACIVIPASSFDPKATLEAVQQERCTSLYGVPTMFIAELNLPDFATYDLSSLRTGIMAGSPCPVEVMKRVVAEMNMAEVSICYGMTETSPVSTQTRRDDDLEHRTGTVGRVLPHIEVKVVDPAHGVTQPRGVAGELCTRGYSVMLGYWNEPEKTAEAVDAGRWMHTGDLAVMREDGYVEIVGRIKDMIIRGGENVYPREIEEFLYGHPKIQDVQVVGVPHERYGEEVLACVIPREATDPPTLEELRAYCAGRLAHYKIPSRLQVLDAFPMTVSGKVRKIELREKYAL from the coding sequence GTGAGCGGGACGGTGAGCGAGGCGGGGAGCGGGCCGGCGGGTCGGCCGACGAGCGGACTGTCGTATGCGCACGGGACGAGCGGGACCGCTCTGCTCGGGGACACCATCGGCGCGAACCTCGACCGGGCCGTGGCCGCCTGGCCGGACCGCGAGGCACTCGTCGACGTGCCGTCCGGGCGGCGTTGGACGTACGCCCAATTCGTGGCGGACGTCGACCGGTTGGCGTGCGCCCTGCTCGTGAGCGGGGTCGCCAAGGGCGACCGGGTGGGCATCTGGGCGGTCAACTGCGCCGAGTGGGTGCTCGTGCAGTACGCCACCGCCCGGATCGGCGCGATCATGGTGAACATCAACCCGGCGTACCGCACCCACGAGGTCGAGTACGTCCTCAACCAGGCCGGGGTCTCGGTCCTGTTCGCGTCCCTCGCCCACAAGACGAGCGACTACCGGGCGATGGTCGACCAGGTGCGCGGCAGGTGTCCGCACCTGCGCGAGACCGTGTACATCGCCGATCCGAGCTGGGACGCGCTGATCGAGCGCGGGACTCCTGAATCCGGGACCCCCGAATCCGGGACCCCCGACCTGCGGGAGGAACTGTCGGTCCGTGCGGGCGAGTTGTCCTGCGACGACCCGATCAACATCCAGTACACCTCGGGCACGACGGGCTTCCCCAAGGGGGCCACCCTCTCCCACCACAACATCCTCAACAACGGCTACTTCGTGGGCGAGGCGATCGCCTACGGCGAGCAGGACCGGATCTGCGTCCCGGTGCCCTTCTACCACTGCTTCGGCATGGTGATGGGCAACCTGGCGGCCACCTCCCACGGCGCCTGCATCGTGATCCCGGCCTCCTCCTTCGATCCGAAGGCCACGCTGGAGGCGGTCCAGCAGGAGCGCTGCACGTCCCTGTACGGCGTCCCGACCATGTTCATCGCGGAGTTGAACCTGCCCGACTTCGCGACCTACGACCTCTCCTCCCTGCGCACCGGCATCATGGCGGGCTCGCCCTGCCCGGTGGAGGTGATGAAACGGGTGGTCGCCGAGATGAACATGGCCGAGGTGTCGATCTGTTACGGCATGACGGAGACCTCGCCCGTCTCCACCCAGACCCGCCGCGACGACGACCTGGAACACCGCACCGGCACGGTGGGCCGCGTCCTGCCGCACATCGAGGTCAAGGTCGTCGACCCGGCGCACGGTGTGACCCAGCCACGGGGCGTGGCGGGCGAGTTGTGCACCCGCGGCTACAGCGTGATGCTCGGCTACTGGAACGAGCCCGAGAAGACCGCCGAGGCCGTCGACGCCGGACGCTGGATGCACACCGGCGACCTGGCGGTGATGCGCGAGGACGGCTACGTAGAGATCGTCGGCCGCATCAAGGACATGATCATCCGGGGCGGGGAGAACGTCTACCCGCGCGAGATCGAGGAGTTCCTCTACGGCCACCCCAAGATCCAGGACGTCCAGGTCGTCGGCGTCCCGCACGAGAGGTACGGCGAGGAGGTCCTCGCCTGTGTGATCCCGCGCGAGGCGACGGACCCGCCGACGCTGGAGGAGCTGCGCGCCTACTGTGCGGGGCGTCTGGCGCACTACAAGATCCCGAGTCGGCTCCAGGTGCTGGACGCCTTCCCGATGACCGTGTCCGGGAAGGTGCGGAAGATCGAGCTGCGGGAGAAGTACGCCTTGTAG
- the gcl gene encoding glyoxylate carboligase, with protein MARMTAARAAVEILRREGVTAAFGVPGAAINPFYAALKASGGIAHTLARHVEGASHMAEGYTRTRPGNIGVCIGTSGPAGTDMITGLYSALGDSIPILCITGQAPTAVIHKEDFQAVDIASIAAPVTKMAVTVLEAAQVPGVFQQAFHLMRSGRPGPVLIDLPVDVQQTEIEFDPDAYEPLPVYKPTASRAQIDKALGLLNASERPLIVAGGGVIGADACELLVEFAEVTGIPVIPTLMGWGAIPDDHELNAGMVGLQTSHRYGNATFLESDCVLGIGNRWANRHTGRVDVYTKGRTFVHVDVEPTQIGRIFAPDYGIASDAKAALELFVEAAREAKAAGRLPDRSDWAAAAQEKKATLQRRTHFDDIPIKPQRVYEEMNKAFGPHTRYVTTIGLSQIAGAQMLHVYRPRHWINCGQAGPLGWTVPAALGVAKADPEAQVVALSGDYDFQFMIEELAVGAQHKIPYVHVLVNNSYLGLIRQAQRAFDIDFQVNLEFENINSPELGVYGVDHVKVVEGLGCKAIRVTDPGELGAAFEQAKKLAAEFQVPVVVEAILERVTDISMSGTNDIGNVVEFEEIATEPEHAPTSIRPLKV; from the coding sequence ATGGCTCGAATGACCGCTGCCCGTGCGGCAGTTGAGATCCTCAGGCGTGAGGGCGTCACCGCCGCGTTCGGTGTCCCCGGCGCGGCGATCAATCCCTTCTACGCGGCGCTCAAGGCCTCCGGCGGCATCGCTCACACCCTCGCCCGGCATGTCGAGGGCGCCTCGCACATGGCCGAGGGCTACACCCGCACCCGTCCCGGCAACATCGGCGTCTGCATCGGCACGTCCGGCCCGGCCGGCACCGACATGATCACCGGGCTGTACTCCGCCCTCGGCGACTCGATCCCGATCCTGTGCATCACGGGCCAGGCACCGACCGCCGTGATCCACAAGGAGGACTTCCAGGCCGTCGACATCGCCTCGATCGCCGCGCCGGTGACCAAGATGGCGGTCACCGTCCTGGAGGCGGCCCAGGTCCCCGGCGTCTTCCAGCAGGCCTTCCACCTGATGCGCTCCGGGCGGCCGGGCCCGGTGCTGATCGACCTGCCGGTCGACGTCCAGCAGACGGAGATCGAGTTCGACCCGGACGCCTACGAGCCGCTGCCGGTCTACAAGCCGACCGCGAGCCGGGCCCAGATCGACAAGGCGCTCGGGCTGCTGAACGCGTCCGAGCGGCCGTTGATCGTCGCGGGCGGCGGGGTCATCGGCGCCGACGCCTGCGAACTCCTCGTGGAGTTCGCCGAGGTGACCGGCATCCCGGTCATCCCGACCCTGATGGGCTGGGGCGCGATCCCCGACGACCACGAACTGAACGCCGGCATGGTCGGCCTGCAGACCTCGCACCGCTACGGCAACGCGACCTTCCTGGAGTCCGACTGCGTCCTCGGCATCGGCAACCGCTGGGCCAACCGCCACACCGGCCGCGTCGACGTCTACACGAAGGGCCGCACCTTCGTCCACGTCGACGTCGAGCCCACCCAGATCGGCAGGATCTTCGCCCCGGACTACGGCATCGCCTCCGACGCGAAGGCCGCCCTGGAGCTCTTCGTGGAGGCGGCACGGGAGGCGAAGGCGGCCGGCCGGCTGCCCGACCGCTCCGACTGGGCCGCCGCCGCGCAGGAGAAGAAGGCCACCCTTCAGCGCCGTACGCACTTCGACGACATCCCGATCAAGCCGCAGCGCGTCTACGAGGAGATGAACAAGGCCTTCGGCCCTCACACCCGGTACGTCACCACGATCGGCCTCTCGCAGATCGCCGGCGCCCAGATGCTGCACGTCTACCGCCCGCGCCACTGGATCAACTGCGGCCAGGCGGGCCCCCTGGGCTGGACCGTCCCGGCGGCGCTCGGCGTCGCGAAGGCCGACCCCGAGGCGCAGGTCGTGGCCCTCTCCGGGGACTACGACTTCCAGTTCATGATCGAGGAGCTGGCGGTCGGCGCGCAGCACAAGATCCCGTACGTCCACGTCCTCGTCAACAACTCCTATCTGGGCCTGATCCGGCAGGCGCAGCGGGCGTTCGACATCGACTTCCAGGTGAATCTGGAGTTCGAGAACATCAACTCGCCCGAGCTGGGCGTCTACGGCGTCGACCACGTCAAGGTCGTCGAGGGCCTCGGCTGCAAGGCGATCCGGGTCACCGACCCGGGTGAGCTGGGCGCCGCCTTCGAGCAGGCCAAGAAGCTCGCCGCCGAGTTCCAGGTGCCGGTCGTCGTCGAGGCGATCCTGGAACGCGTCACCGACATCTCGATGAGCGGCACCAACGACATCGGCAACGTCGTCGAGTTCGAGGAGATCGCCACCGAGCCGGAGCACGCTCCGACGTCGATCAGACCGCTGAAGGTCTGA
- a CDS encoding TIGR04222 domain-containing membrane protein: MRDDKVFRLQPHEVALLRAGARAAVTVAVADLHLRGHVEAGRPGTLRTSEASTEGAGQASPPVTPPESAASPVPPASPVPPASPASLSPLPQLAEAVRTALRRPAGLEQVLKDPDVRKALAEVRAGLSAAGLLRALPPHRTRTARNGLVALSAEHPLPAGRKGLSAADTLMAVALHDDRALNVLLPRFALRAGLTARAEVADKGFHRRAPRGGGTGGRDYVSCGGSSSTD; this comes from the coding sequence ATGCGTGACGACAAGGTGTTCCGGCTCCAGCCGCACGAGGTCGCACTGCTGCGCGCCGGGGCGCGCGCCGCCGTCACGGTGGCCGTCGCGGACCTGCATCTGCGCGGACACGTCGAAGCGGGCCGGCCCGGCACGTTGCGGACCTCGGAGGCGTCCACCGAGGGTGCCGGGCAGGCCTCACCACCGGTGACGCCTCCTGAGTCCGCTGCGTCTCCGGTACCCCCTGCGTCTCCCGTTCCCCCTGCGTCCCCTGCATCCCTGTCGCCTCTTCCGCAGCTCGCGGAGGCCGTGCGCACGGCCCTGCGCCGACCTGCCGGTCTGGAGCAGGTCCTCAAGGATCCCGACGTACGGAAGGCGCTCGCCGAGGTGCGGGCCGGGCTTTCGGCCGCCGGGCTGCTGCGCGCGCTTCCGCCGCACCGGACGCGCACCGCCCGGAACGGGCTTGTGGCGCTGTCCGCCGAGCATCCCCTCCCCGCCGGCCGCAAGGGACTGTCCGCGGCCGACACGCTGATGGCCGTGGCGCTCCACGACGACCGGGCCCTGAACGTCCTCCTGCCGCGCTTCGCCCTGCGAGCCGGGCTGACCGCCCGGGCCGAGGTGGCGGACAAGGGATTCCACCGACGCGCTCCCCGCGGCGGCGGCACGGGCGGACGCGACTACGTCTCCTGCGGCGGGAGCAGCAGCACGGACTGA